In a single window of the Gossypium hirsutum isolate 1008001.06 chromosome D02, Gossypium_hirsutum_v2.1, whole genome shotgun sequence genome:
- the LOC107908851 gene encoding 40S ribosomal protein S29, whose product MGHSNVWNSHPQTYGPGSRACRVCGNPHAIIRKYGLMCCRQCFRSNAKEIGFIKYR is encoded by the exons ATGGGTCACTCTAACGTCTGGAACTCTCACCCCCAAACCTACGGCCCTGGCTCTCGCGCCTG CCGTGTTTGTGGGAACCCCCATGCCATCATCAGGAAGTACGGTCTCATGTGTTGCAGGCAGTGCTTCCGTAGCAATGCCAAGGAAATCGGATTCATCAAG TACCGTTGA